The segment TGCCGCACTTGCATTCCCCGTCGCATTCGTCGTTGCCGTACAGGGCCATGTATTCTTCGTCGTCCATGCCGCTGTCGTAGTAGAATTCGTCTTCTTCGAGGTAGAGCGTCTCGACAAAGATTCCCTTGGCGCCGAGCGTCTTTGCGGCGGCGATGAATTCCTTGAGTTCGCCACCGAAGTAGCGCGTGGTTTCTGCTTCCTCGTTCAGAGTCTGGACGGGAATGGGGGAGAGTTTCTGCTTGGTGATGTAGTCGCAGACAACATCAGTGATAGATTGGTTGTTCTTGGCCATTGGATTCTCCAGTAAAAAAGTGATTAGTGGTTGGTGATTAGTGGTTAGGATTATAATCGCGTCGAAGCCACCATACTAATCCTGTTTACTAACCACTGCCCACTGTTTACTAAACGTGGTACTTCTTCAGGCTCGGGGCCTTCTCTTCGATCAGCTTCATGATGCGGGCGACTGCGTCGGCGCCGTTGGCCGTATCCTTCACGCTCACGAGCGGCTGGAACAGCGGGCTGTTGAACAGCGTGCCGAGCGGAATCGGGTTCTTGCGGCAGAACGTGATGTCGATAAAGTCGCGGGCGTCCTTTTGCAGATTGTGAGCCTTGTCCTTGTCGCCAGCCTGGAATGCCTTGTACAGTTCGACGAACGTCTTCGTGGCCTCGGGGATGTTGCCCGAAGCGCTGATGAGGCCCGTGCCACCCATTTCGAGGAGGTCGGCAAACAAACCGTCTTCACCGCTCATCACGGCGAAGTCCTTGCCCTTGGTTTCCTTGATCACGCGCATCGTGTCTTCGTGGAACTTCTCGCCAAAGCCGAACTCCACGGCCTGCTTGAGACCGATGATGTTCTTGTCTTCGGCAAGTTCGATGAGGGTGTCGGGATGCACGTAGCTTGAGGTGCGGCCCGGGACGTTGTAAATCACGATTTTGGCACCCGTCTCGCTGCTGAGCGTGCGGTAGTGCTTCAGGAGGCCTTCCTGCGGCGGGTTGTTGTAGTAGCCTGTGACGCAGAGGACTGCCACCGGGGCAATCTTCTGCACGTTCTCGATCATTTCGATGGATTCGCGGGTGCAGTTGGAACCGGCACCGGCAATCACGGGCACGCGGCCGTCCACGTAGTCGAGCGTAAACTTGATGACATCGAGGTGCTGCTGCGGGGAAACCGTCGCACTCTGACCCGTGGTCACGGCAGGGAGCACGCCACTTGCGCCGTTAGCGATCACGTCGTCGATCATTTGGCCCATCTTCTTGTAGTCGATGGAGTTGCGGAGGTTCTTGGGATCGTCGTTCTTGAGCGGGGTGAACAACGCGGGGAAAACACCAGTAAGTTGAGAAGCGTTTGTAATCTGCATAGTGCCCTAAATATAGTATTAGACGAGAACCGGAGGGCGAAATGTACGAAATTTGATGCTTTTTAACGCCTTAGTTGAATTTTCCACTATTTCACAAACCTGCCGCAAGATTTTACGTACAAATTATAGATTGGAACGGGGTGAAAGATTGTGCTTGCTTGGGTTGGATTGCTCAATAAATGTAAAACATTGAAGCGTAATAGAATACGAACTTGATCAAGGGTTGCTTGGACCGCTTTAATGACGTTTTGGTGTGCTACAAATCGAAAAAATGTTCTGTCGCCGCACTCGCCTTTTACTAAATTTGCTGCGTTAAATCTCAAAAGGAACCCCTATGGAAAACATTACCCAGATTTGGAAAAAGATTCAGTCCCCCGAATTCAACCCGGCTACCGACATGGCGCTTGTCGAACAGGTGAAGCAGGTCGCATTGACTTCTCAGGAGCCCGCCAAGGTGAGCTTTGGTACTTCTGGCTGGCGTGGTGAAATCGGTTCCGAATTTACGCTCCGCAACCTCCAGGTGGTGGGTGCCGCCATCGTTCGCCTTTACAGGGAAGCGACTCCCGAACTTTTCGAAGCCCTCGGCGTGAAGGACTTTGCCGAACTCCAGAAGCGTGGCGTGGTCGTCGGTCATGACAACCGCCTGCTCGGTCATGAATTCTGCGAAGCCGTGGCTGACCAGTTCGCGAAGGCTGGCGTGAAGGTCTACTACGGTGGCGAGATGCCGACTCCGGAATTCAGCGCCTGCATCGAAATGCTCGGTGCTGCCTGCTCCATCAACATGACCCCGAGCCACAACCCGAGCCACTACAACGGCATCAAGTTCAACCCGGCCGACGGCGGTCCTGCCGGTCCGGAAATCACGAACGTCATCACGAAGCTTTCTAACGAAATGATGTCCACCTGGAAATTTGAACCGGTGGGCAAGGTTGACTGGGAAATTATCGACTCCCTCAAGATTTACAAGGAATTCCTCGTCAAGCAGGGCACGATCAAGTTCGACCGCATCAAGGAATTCATCAAGAAGGGCCGCCTGACTCTCGTTTGCGACCACGTGCACGGCTCTACCCGCCGCCGTCCGGCTGCTCTCCTCGACAATCCGGAATGCCTCATTACGCTCCGTAACGAAGATGACTCCCTGTTCGGCGGTATCGCACCCGAACCGTCCAGCAAGAACCTCGAAAAGGTCCGCAAGGTGCTGGACGAAAGCAAGTCCTGGTTCCGCCTGGGCGCTATCTTCGACCCGGATGGTGACCGTATCCGCTTCTACGACGGTACACGCGAAATCGACATGAACCAGTTCGGTGCTATCGCTTTCCACTACATGGCTACCTGGCGCAAGGAACAGGGCTGCGTGGCCAAGTCTGTCGCGACTTCCAACTTTGTGAACATCATTGCCGAAAAGCTCGGCGTGCCTGTGATGGAAACTCCGGTGGGCTTCAAGAACTTCCGCCCGTGGCTTTCCCGCAATGCCAAGCAGAAGGCCCTCGTCGCCTTCGAAGAATCCGATGGTATCTCCGGTCTCAACAACACGCTCGAAAAGGATGCCCAGTTCGGCCTCCTCATCGCTCTCGAAATTCTTGCAACGACTGGCAAGAACCTCGGTGAATACCTCGATGCCCTTTATGAAGAATATGGTCGCTTCTACCCGACCCGCTCGGGCTTCGAAGTCGACAAGTCCCTCGTGGGTGCTCCGCTCAAGGCCAAGGTCGACGCCATCGCGACGATCGCCCAGCCGGGTGCGAAGGTCATGGTCGGCAACAACGAAAAGACCGTGAAGCAGCTCCTCACGCTCGACGGCGTGAAGGTCATCTTCGACGACGACTCCTGGATGCTCGTGCGTCCGTCGGGTACGGAACCGAAGGTGCGCATTTATACGGAATGCCGCAACCCGGACGAGAAGGACCCGATGTTCGAAGCGGCGAAGGCTTTGTTCTTCAAAAATTAATGTTGCATACATTGGAATAGGATTGATGGAAAAATGAAAAAGATAATCGCTGTGTTGTTCCTGGCTTGTGCCCTTTTGGGCTATGCGCAGGATAGCTCCATAAAGCCCGAATTTCAGGCTTTTTCTGGTGCTTTGGTCAAATTGAAAAAGGCAAAGAACGGCTACCACAAGTTCATGTTGCAGATTGTCGCTGCTCCGTGGGCTTTTAAGGCCGAAGGCGAAGTGGCCGCCCCCGGTGGCGACCCCGACATGCTCATCAATGCCCTTTTTGACGGCGACCTCTATGCAGTGCTTGCTTATGTTCCTTCGGCGACGTCGGGTGCAGACGGTCAGGAATATCAGGTCGGGCTTTTCGACATGATGCTTTTCTTTGAGGATGAACCGACGAAAATCCGCAACTTGAAATTTACCCTCTTGCCGCCTGCAAACGACGACTGGGCGATGAGCGCGTTCAACGATGCGCAATCCTCCGGTTCGTTGCTCGGTAAAATCTGGAAGGGTAAGTACGACCGCGAAATTACGAAGGCTTCCGCGAATCCGTTGACGAAGCAGTCGGTGCGTTCGATGCAGAGGGCTGCCGAGGAAGCCGCTGCTGCCGAAGAAGCGGAACGTCAGGCCAAGATGGCTGCGAAAAAGTCCAAGAAAAAGAAGAAGAAGGCTTCTATTGTTGACGAATGCGACGATCCGGATATGACGGTGAAAGAAAAGCGTCGCTGCCAGATGAAGGCGAAAAACGCAGGATCAAATTCTGCGGAGCCGAAGAAAAAAAAGAAAAGAAAGAAAAAAAGAGAATAAGTTTCACTAAAAATCCAAAAACCTGAATATTTGAGGTAATCTATGTCCGGTCACTCCAAATGGGCCACCACCAAACGCAAGAAAGCCAAAACCGACGTCGCTCGCGCGAAGGCTTGGAACAAACTTATTAAGGAAATTTCCATTGCTGCCAAGCTCGGCGGTGGCAACCCCGACGCGAACCCGCGCCTGCGTGCTGCTATCCTCAAGTCTAAGAGCCAGAGCTTGCCGACCAAGAATATCGAAAGCGCCATCGCCAAGG is part of the uncultured Fibrobacter sp. genome and harbors:
- the dapA gene encoding 4-hydroxy-tetrahydrodipicolinate synthase, with protein sequence MQITNASQLTGVFPALFTPLKNDDPKNLRNSIDYKKMGQMIDDVIANGASGVLPAVTTGQSATVSPQQHLDVIKFTLDYVDGRVPVIAGAGSNCTRESIEMIENVQKIAPVAVLCVTGYYNNPPQEGLLKHYRTLSSETGAKIVIYNVPGRTSSYVHPDTLIELAEDKNIIGLKQAVEFGFGEKFHEDTMRVIKETKGKDFAVMSGEDGLFADLLEMGGTGLISASGNIPEATKTFVELYKAFQAGDKDKAHNLQKDARDFIDITFCRKNPIPLGTLFNSPLFQPLVSVKDTANGADAVARIMKLIEEKAPSLKKYHV
- a CDS encoding phosphomannomutase, which encodes MENITQIWKKIQSPEFNPATDMALVEQVKQVALTSQEPAKVSFGTSGWRGEIGSEFTLRNLQVVGAAIVRLYREATPELFEALGVKDFAELQKRGVVVGHDNRLLGHEFCEAVADQFAKAGVKVYYGGEMPTPEFSACIEMLGAACSINMTPSHNPSHYNGIKFNPADGGPAGPEITNVITKLSNEMMSTWKFEPVGKVDWEIIDSLKIYKEFLVKQGTIKFDRIKEFIKKGRLTLVCDHVHGSTRRRPAALLDNPECLITLRNEDDSLFGGIAPEPSSKNLEKVRKVLDESKSWFRLGAIFDPDGDRIRFYDGTREIDMNQFGAIAFHYMATWRKEQGCVAKSVATSNFVNIIAEKLGVPVMETPVGFKNFRPWLSRNAKQKALVAFEESDGISGLNNTLEKDAQFGLLIALEILATTGKNLGEYLDALYEEYGRFYPTRSGFEVDKSLVGAPLKAKVDAIATIAQPGAKVMVGNNEKTVKQLLTLDGVKVIFDDDSWMLVRPSGTEPKVRIYTECRNPDEKDPMFEAAKALFFKN